A single Dechloromonas denitrificans DNA region contains:
- a CDS encoding DOMON-like domain-containing protein: MPASRHHALLCHPASPCAAIQGITAEASFNVAGRLTLSYRLSGDPQAILLPTPQSPGPADDLWQHTCCEAFIALPGSPAYREFNFSPSGQWAAYHFADYRSRTPDFRQAGVPDIAFRRLADGFQLDACLGPELLPAGDTLQLGLSVVVEAGNHQKSYWALAHAAGRPDFHLRQNFTLTLPIKST; the protein is encoded by the coding sequence TTGCCTGCCTCCCGCCATCACGCCCTGCTCTGCCACCCCGCCAGCCCCTGTGCTGCCATCCAGGGCATCACGGCGGAGGCAAGCTTCAACGTGGCCGGCCGGCTGACCTTGAGCTACCGCCTGAGCGGCGACCCGCAGGCGATCCTGCTTCCCACCCCGCAGTCGCCTGGGCCGGCCGATGACCTGTGGCAGCACACCTGCTGCGAAGCCTTCATTGCGTTGCCCGGCAGCCCGGCATACCGGGAATTCAACTTCTCGCCGTCCGGCCAGTGGGCGGCCTATCACTTCGCCGATTACCGGAGCCGCACCCCCGATTTCCGACAGGCCGGCGTACCTGACATTGCCTTTCGCCGCCTGGCCGACGGCTTTCAACTGGACGCCTGTCTCGGCCCCGAATTGCTGCCGGCCGGCGACACGCTGCAGCTTGGCCTGAGCGTCGTGGTCGAAGCCGGCAATCACCAAAAAAGCTACTGGGCTCTGGCGCATGCCGCCGGGCGCCCCGATTTCCACCTCCGTCAGAACTTCACGCTGACCTTGCCCATCAAATCCACATGA